One region of Dysidea avara chromosome 1, odDysAvar1.4, whole genome shotgun sequence genomic DNA includes:
- the LOC136254300 gene encoding procathepsin L-like, with translation MSKAMTFAAYLCVSVALVSAGEFSAEWNEWKTLHGKIYESEREELTRYATWVANKAYIEEHNKHSDVHGFTLKMNQFGDLGSKEFAQLYTRRLSDRDINGNIDAPMYVPTNASIPPASIDYRVLGYVTPVKNQGECFSCWSFAATGALEGQHFKKNKKLISLSEQNLIDCDTDYNQGCDRGLENLAFNYVKQKGIQSEETYPYLGYDSQCKADPDKVVVRCTGYVRVQSGDENALVNAIATIGPIATGFDGSDPNFKYYGGGVYSGSENCGKTKDDLMHSMLIVGYKTIDNKPVYIVKNSEGTGWGDNGYIYVLRGQNTCGIATEASYPTM, from the exons ATGAGTAAGGCTATGACTTTTGCTGCTTACCTCTGTGTAAGTGTGGCTTTGGTGTCAGCTGGGGAATTCAGTGCAGAATGGAATGAATGGAAGACCCTCCATGGAAAGATTTATGAAAGTGAAAGAGAGGAGCTCACACGCTATGCTACTTGGGTAGCTAACAAAGCTTACATTGAGGAACATAACAAGCATTCTGATGTGCATGGGTTCACCTTGAAGATGAATCAGTTTGGAGACTTG GGATCTAAAGAGTTTGCTCAGTTGTATACTAGGCGACTGTCTGACAGGGATATTAACGGAAATATTGATGCTCCTATGTATGTCCCAACTAATGCTTCCATTCCTCCTGCTTCCATTGACTATAGAGTTTTGGGTTATGTAACACCAGTCAAGAATCAG GGTGAGTGTTTCAGTTGCTGGTCTTTTGCTGCAACAGGAGCTCTTGAAGGACAGCATTTTAAGAAAAACAAGAAACTAATTTCACTCAGTGAACAGAATCTTATAGATTGCGACACAGACTACAATCAAG GGTGCGACCGAGGGCTGGAAAATCTAGCATTCAACTATGTTAAACAAAAAGGCATCCAATCAGAAGAAACTTATCCTTACCTAGGATAT GACAGTCAATGTAAAGCCGATCCAGATAAAGTAGTTGTCAGGTGCACTGGATATGTACGTGTACAGTCTGGAGATGAAAATGCTTTGGTCAATGCAATTGCGACTATTGGACCAATTGCTACTGGTTTTGATGGAAGTGACCCTAACTTCAAG TACTATGGTGGTGGTGTGTACAGTGGATCAGAAAATTGTGGAAAAACAAAAGATGACCTTATGCATTCCATGCTGATTGTTGGCTATAAAACCATCGATAATAAGCCAGTCTATATTGTTAAAAACAG TGAAGGTACTGGTTGGGGTGACAATGGTTACATTTATGTTCTGAGGGGACAAAATACTTGTGGTATTGCTACCGAGGCCTCTTACCCAACCATGTAG
- the LOC136255681 gene encoding troponin I-like isoform X2, with translation MPPKRKRSSTFCAFQAKRRKQNQRLDPEKRREEAERQILRRQEASTGATTSSSARCELDSQQRRRQRDAEAHRVARQDEERRSQERIHDAAARRLAREDPVTRREEQQQDTASHQQARADPLYRALEQQANTARRQQVCLLLLLLCDIVDQHLWMVVRKVLW, from the exons atgccgcctaagcgaaaacgatcgtctactttttgtgcgtttcaagcaaagagacgcaagcagaaccaaagattggatccagagaagagacgggaagaagcagaacgacaaatactgcgccgccaggaggcttcaactggagctaccacctcatccagtgctaggtgtgaactggactcacaacagagacgacgacaacgtgacgcagaagcccatcgtgtggcccgccaggacgaagaaagaagatcacaggaacggatccacgatgcagctgcccgtcgac ttgcgcgtgaagacccagtaacaaggagggaggagcaacaacaagatacagcttcccatcaacaagctcgagctgatccactctacagagctctggagcagcaggctaacacagcacgcagacaacag gtttgtctgctgctactgctgctttgtgatattgtggatcagcacctgtggatggtggtaaggaaggtattatggtaa
- the LOC136255681 gene encoding troponin I-like isoform X1 → MPPKRKRSSTFCAFQAKRRKQNQRLDPEKRREEAERQILRRQEASTGATTSSSARCELDSQQRRRQRDAEAHRVARQDEERRSQERIHDAAARRPSRADRATREEEQKRDTAARRLAREDPVTRREEQQQDTASHQQARADPLYRALEQQANTARRQQVCLLLLLLCDIVDQHLWMVVRKVLW, encoded by the exons atgccgcctaagcgaaaacgatcgtctactttttgtgcgtttcaagcaaagagacgcaagcagaaccaaagattggatccagagaagagacgggaagaagcagaacgacaaatactgcgccgccaggaggcttcaactggagctaccacctcatccagtgctaggtgtgaactggactcacaacagagacgacgacaacgtgacgcagaagcccatcgtgtggcccgccaggacgaagaaagaagatcacaggaacggatccacgatgcagctgcccgtcgacCTTCGCGTGCGGACCGGGCCACCAGAGAAGAAGAACAGAAGCGTGatacagctgcccgtcgacttgcgcgtgaagacccagtaacaaggagggaggagcaacaacaagatacagcttcccatcaacaagctcgagctgatccactctacagagctctggagcagcaggctaacacagcacgcagacaacag gtttgtctgctgctactgctgctttgtgatattgtggatcagcacctgtggatggtggtaaggaaggtattatggtaa
- the LOC136255513 gene encoding uncharacterized protein → MPPKRKRSSTFCAFQAKRRKQNQRLDPEKRREEAERQILRRQEASTGATTSSSARCELDSQQRRRQRDAEAHRVARQDEERRSQERIHDAAARRLAREDPVTRREEQQQDTASHQQARADPLYRALEQQANTARRQQVRASTHPSFRGLNYQPHNFFNTTDVGTLSVECTHCGALKFPQETESLCCLKGNVQLEAFPQPQSFLRHLCEGTNTAGKHFLASIRKYNSAFQMTSFGCNEITMAGFNPSFRVQGQVYHRIGSLVPSTGESPKFSQIYFIDNQQTEVATRCGIVDGLRLDIIRGITELLHDDNHYVQLIKVAKEIFEQHDEPANIRVVINENKRPVGEHARRYNSPIYCCLTWIMELVVLLKDVMIISYLPPLMGD, encoded by the exons atgccgcctaagcgaaaacgatcgtctactttttgtgcgtttcaagcaaagagacgcaagcagaaccaaagattggatccagagaagagacgggaagaagcagaacgacaaatactgcgccgccaggaggcttcaactggagctaccacctcatccagtgctaggtgtgaactcgactcacaacagagacgacgacaacgtgacgcagaagcccatcgtgtggcccgccaggacgaagaaagaagatcacaggaacggatccacgatgcagctgcccgtcgac ttgcgcgtgaagacccagtaacaaggagggaggagcaacaacaagatacagcttcccatcaacaagctcgagctgatccactctacagagctctggagcagcaggctaacacagcacgcagacaacaggtacgtgcaagcacacacccaagctttagagggcttaactatcagccacacaacttcttcaacactacagatgtaggcacacttagtgtagaatgcacacactgcggcgcattaaaatttccccaggagaccgaatccctttgttgtttgaagggtaatgtccagttagaggcatttccacagccccaatcattcttgagacacctgtgtgaaggtacaaacacagcaggtaaacattttctagctagcatacgtaagtataatagtgcatttcaaatgacaagctttggctgtaacgagataactatggctggcttcaatccttcttttagagtacagggtcaagtctatcatcgtataggtagtttagttccatcaacaggtgagtctcctaaattttcccaaatttattttatcgacaaccagcaaactgaagtagctacaagatgtgggatagttgatgggttaaggcttgacataattaggggtattactgagcttttgcatgacgataatcactatgttcaacttattaaggtagctaaagaaatatttgagcagcatgatgaGCCAGCAAATATTAGGGTAGTGATTAATGAGAACAAACGGCCTGTAGGAGAGCATGCTAGGAGGTACAATAGCCCGATTTATTGCTGCTTGACATGGATAATGGAGTTGGTAGTATTATTAAAGGATGTGATGATAATCAGCTATTTACCACCTTTGATGGGAGATTGA